The following are encoded in a window of Flavobacterium cupriresistens genomic DNA:
- a CDS encoding Sec-independent protein translocase subunit TatA/TatB, with protein sequence MGRLGLTEILVIVGIVILLFGGKKIPELMKGLGSGIKEFKNAAKDDQSAPAAKKEEEETKQ encoded by the coding sequence ATGGGAAGATTAGGTCTTACAGAAATCCTCGTAATAGTAGGTATTGTGATATTACTTTTTGGAGGTAAAAAAATTCCAGAATTAATGAAAGGTTTAGGAAGCGGAATTAAGGAATTTAAAAATGCTGCCAAAGACGATCAATCTGCTCCTGCTGCCAAAAAAGAAGAGGAAGAAACAAAACAATAG
- a CDS encoding peptidase, producing the protein MARKKFNFRKKLFIKNRLIILNEDTFEEQFSLKLTLMNVFVVFSLGGIFLILITTFIIAFTPLREFIPGYSSSELKRNATELAIKSDSLERALKKNEAYIKGVQKVLRGELEYAKFNKDSILAETDEAAEVNMKVTEEELKLREEVNKAEKESNGKIRDKNKKEKK; encoded by the coding sequence ATGGCCAGGAAGAAATTCAATTTCAGAAAAAAATTATTCATCAAAAACCGGTTAATTATTTTGAATGAAGATACTTTCGAAGAGCAGTTTTCGTTGAAACTGACCTTGATGAATGTGTTTGTTGTTTTCTCCTTAGGCGGTATTTTTTTGATTTTAATTACTACTTTCATCATTGCATTTACACCACTGCGCGAGTTTATTCCGGGATATTCTTCTTCTGAATTGAAACGAAATGCCACGGAGTTAGCCATAAAATCAGATTCTTTAGAAAGAGCCTTAAAGAAAAATGAGGCTTATATAAAAGGAGTTCAGAAAGTACTGAGGGGTGAATTGGAGTATGCAAAATTCAATAAAGATTCCATTCTCGCAGAAACCGATGAAGCTGCTGAAGTAAATATGAAAGTTACAGAAGAAGAGCTTAAATTAAGGGAAGAAGTAAATAAAGCAGAGAAGGAGTCGAACGGAAAAATTCGAGATAAAAATAAAAAAGAGAAGAAATAA
- a CDS encoding GH3 auxin-responsive promoter family protein, with translation MSIKAVAAKLFASKIYYQTFAWANKPVETQQEVFKQLIQSAKETQFGVDHHFDKIKSVHDFKKRVPIRDYEDLKPYIDKVRMGEKDILWKGKPLYFAKTSGTTSGAKYIPLTKESMPYHIEASRNAILHYIYESGNADFVDGKMIFLQGSPILVEKYGIKFGRLSGIGAHFVPKYLQKNRMPSWETNCIEDWDTKVNAIVEETIEQDMTIISGIPSWVQMYFERLQEKSGGKKIGELFKNFNLFIYGGVNYEPYRAKFENMIGRKVDSIELFPASEGFFAYQDSQKIKGMLLLLNSGIFYEFIKADEFFENNPKSYTVGEVEIGVNYALIISTNAGLWRYNIGDTVQFTTLFPHRVIVSGRIKHYISAFGEHVIANEVENAMKEATEGTKVVINEFTVAPQIIPSSGLPYHEWFVEFETEPESMEVFEEAIDNAMRKQNIYYDDLITGNVLRKVVVTKVSKNGFQDYMKSQGKLGGQNKIPRLSNNRDIADNLK, from the coding sequence ATGTCTATTAAAGCTGTAGCGGCAAAATTATTTGCCAGTAAAATATACTATCAAACATTTGCCTGGGCCAATAAACCGGTCGAAACCCAGCAAGAAGTTTTTAAGCAGTTAATTCAAAGTGCTAAAGAAACTCAGTTTGGCGTTGATCATCATTTTGATAAAATAAAGTCTGTTCACGATTTTAAGAAAAGAGTTCCAATTCGGGATTATGAAGATTTAAAACCGTACATTGATAAGGTTAGAATGGGCGAAAAGGACATATTGTGGAAAGGAAAGCCCCTTTATTTTGCAAAAACTTCGGGAACAACTTCCGGAGCAAAATACATTCCGCTGACCAAAGAATCAATGCCGTATCATATTGAAGCTTCCCGAAATGCGATTTTGCACTATATCTACGAAAGTGGAAATGCTGATTTTGTTGATGGGAAAATGATTTTTCTGCAAGGAAGCCCTATTTTAGTAGAGAAATATGGAATTAAATTTGGCAGATTATCTGGAATTGGAGCACATTTTGTACCGAAATATTTGCAAAAAAACCGAATGCCATCCTGGGAAACCAACTGCATCGAAGATTGGGATACCAAAGTAAATGCTATTGTGGAAGAAACAATTGAACAGGATATGACCATTATTTCGGGAATTCCATCTTGGGTTCAAATGTATTTTGAGCGTTTGCAGGAAAAAAGCGGTGGAAAAAAAATAGGAGAGTTATTCAAAAATTTTAATTTGTTTATTTACGGCGGAGTTAATTACGAACCGTATCGGGCCAAGTTTGAAAACATGATTGGCAGAAAAGTAGACAGCATTGAGTTGTTTCCGGCCTCTGAAGGCTTTTTTGCCTATCAGGATTCTCAAAAAATTAAAGGAATGCTTTTGTTACTGAACTCGGGAATTTTTTATGAGTTTATCAAAGCAGATGAATTCTTCGAAAATAACCCAAAAAGTTATACAGTTGGCGAAGTAGAAATTGGAGTAAACTATGCATTGATTATTTCTACAAATGCAGGACTTTGGCGATATAATATTGGCGATACCGTTCAGTTTACTACCTTGTTTCCGCATCGTGTGATCGTTTCAGGCCGAATCAAACATTATATTTCTGCTTTTGGAGAACATGTTATTGCCAACGAAGTAGAAAATGCAATGAAAGAAGCGACAGAAGGAACAAAAGTCGTAATTAACGAATTTACAGTTGCACCACAAATCATACCGTCAAGCGGATTACCGTATCATGAATGGTTTGTAGAGTTTGAAACAGAGCCGGAAAGTATGGAAGTCTTTGAAGAAGCAATTGATAACGCAATGCGAAAGCAAAACATTTATTACGATGATCTGATTACCGGGAATGTTTTGCGAAAAGTAGTGGTGACAAAAGTTTCGAAAAACGGATTTCAGGACTATATGAAATCACAGGGAAAATTAGGCGGACAAAATAAAATTCCACGACTATCAAATAATAGGGATATAGCGGATAATTTAAAATAG
- a CDS encoding DUF6909 family protein, with product MKETKHISRSRAQESSAAIEKMYITMRHLFNRGFYKPMGVSGDSLRESLLALRPEIYGNIAEEKVELNGLLYVIERLPIGIEQCRFINLTSDEGYSKSHFQAIVPPKRRRNCYRIDEEQMNVEITRGRSDIYDILTHLTFIFIESHKIKNRVLLDDGGEVSRDWMKLEQAVMQTKKLSLIEKEKAISHVANILGRTFEEVLDIYDAFGSDDVPDRFLHVIYWLGKLAIEEVIDNNKRTITFSPVLRERLGHHIHGEIWATNIKEVLKANNLLKRPIHVISANMHSVMNSIFATPLLKTKFKDKSDFFIYEELSKSGAKETRKGVEDLALKNGMISLLDTSGTNIDVQIFDTAKIDWTKTAFPKAKLEEEKPVIIVMDYAFGEQAYETIDELLKPFKKDTLLEVKSVSIMGKAGILEGGKGDIMIPTAHINEGTADNYFFENELTGAMFEGNDIAVFEGAMVTVLGTSLQNRDLLKFFHESTWGVIGLEMEGSYYQKAIQSASKIRKSVPHDIKVRYAYYASDNPLETGSTLASGGLGTTGVKPTYLITIKILEQIFNIK from the coding sequence ATGAAAGAGACAAAACACATATCAAGATCAAGAGCACAGGAATCATCAGCAGCGATAGAAAAAATGTACATTACCATGCGTCATTTATTCAACCGTGGTTTTTACAAACCAATGGGAGTCTCAGGGGATAGTTTACGTGAATCTTTATTGGCGCTTCGTCCGGAAATTTATGGAAACATTGCTGAAGAGAAAGTAGAGTTAAATGGACTTTTGTACGTAATAGAACGTCTTCCAATTGGAATTGAACAATGCCGATTTATTAATTTAACCTCAGATGAAGGGTATTCTAAATCACATTTTCAAGCGATTGTTCCTCCAAAAAGAAGAAGAAACTGTTACCGCATTGATGAGGAGCAAATGAATGTTGAAATCACACGTGGTCGTTCAGATATTTACGATATACTTACGCATTTGACGTTTATTTTCATTGAATCACATAAAATAAAAAACAGAGTTTTACTGGATGATGGAGGCGAAGTTTCACGCGATTGGATGAAACTGGAGCAAGCCGTAATGCAAACTAAAAAATTATCTTTAATAGAAAAGGAAAAAGCTATTTCGCATGTTGCGAATATTTTAGGCAGAACCTTCGAAGAGGTTTTGGATATTTATGATGCTTTTGGTTCAGATGACGTTCCGGATCGTTTTTTACATGTTATTTATTGGTTAGGAAAACTAGCAATCGAAGAAGTAATTGACAACAATAAACGTACGATTACCTTTAGTCCGGTTTTACGAGAGCGTTTAGGACACCATATTCACGGAGAGATCTGGGCAACAAATATTAAGGAAGTTCTAAAAGCAAATAATCTGCTAAAGCGTCCAATACATGTTATTAGTGCCAACATGCACAGTGTAATGAATTCTATTTTTGCAACTCCGTTGTTGAAAACAAAATTCAAGGACAAATCTGATTTCTTTATTTATGAAGAGTTAAGTAAATCAGGTGCTAAAGAAACCAGAAAAGGAGTTGAAGACCTGGCATTGAAAAACGGAATGATTTCGTTATTGGATACCTCAGGAACCAATATTGACGTTCAGATTTTTGATACCGCAAAAATTGACTGGACAAAAACAGCTTTTCCAAAAGCAAAACTGGAGGAAGAAAAACCGGTGATCATTGTAATGGATTATGCTTTTGGAGAACAAGCGTATGAAACCATTGATGAACTTTTAAAACCGTTCAAAAAAGATACTTTGTTAGAAGTAAAATCAGTGTCAATAATGGGGAAAGCCGGAATTTTAGAGGGTGGAAAAGGAGATATCATGATTCCGACTGCTCATATAAATGAAGGAACAGCGGATAATTATTTCTTCGAAAATGAATTAACAGGAGCCATGTTTGAAGGAAATGACATTGCCGTTTTTGAAGGTGCTATGGTAACCGTTTTAGGAACATCATTGCAGAACAGAGACTTGTTAAAATTCTTTCACGAATCGACCTGGGGAGTGATTGGTCTTGAAATGGAAGGTTCTTATTATCAAAAAGCAATACAATCGGCATCAAAAATCAGAAAAAGTGTACCACACGATATCAAAGTACGATACGCTTATTATGCTTCAGATAATCCGTTAGAAACTGGAAGTACCTTAGCTTCAGGAGGACTTGGAACGACTGGTGTAAAACCTACTTATTTGATCACGATTAAGATTTTAGAGCAAATTTTTAACATAAAATAG
- a CDS encoding oligosaccharide flippase family protein — protein MQHNRIKNFIIYGIGQVFNLVSPLLVMPYLVAICEKEGLGKIGVGFSFALILNVLVDYGSYINGTKEISINRSNPEIIKRKIVSIYIMKLFLIVVLLLLAFLLICFVPFFNKEQAVFFFSFSYVIGQFINPTWVFQGLENYKWITFVNITSKIIYVAGVFIFINKKGDYIYANAFLGLGLIIASLIGLISLIKKYDLRLYKNVSKDALELLKKDFSLTFSQLFLSFYQYLPIMIISYVGGNNMAGQYRIIDQIIMTFRTYLQMFFNFIYADVCLQVHKNLKNGISQWFKYNGLNYVLVLSLLIIAVVSTKQILLYFNIRSNELESMTLFFKTGLIIPIFMAISMALKQLLFALDRNKEYINITIGSSFFSLFVFFILVKNIGLQGAFIATISIEILIIVLYGIVLKPIIRLSK, from the coding sequence TTGCAGCATAATAGAATTAAAAATTTTATTATTTATGGAATTGGCCAGGTCTTTAATCTTGTTAGTCCGCTTTTGGTAATGCCTTATTTGGTTGCTATTTGCGAAAAAGAAGGACTAGGGAAGATTGGCGTTGGGTTTTCTTTTGCTTTAATATTAAATGTTTTGGTTGATTACGGTTCGTATATTAACGGAACCAAAGAAATATCTATTAACAGAAGCAATCCTGAGATCATTAAAAGAAAAATAGTTTCAATATATATAATGAAATTGTTTTTGATAGTAGTATTACTGTTACTCGCCTTTTTGCTGATCTGTTTTGTGCCCTTTTTTAATAAAGAGCAAGCGGTTTTTTTCTTTAGTTTTTCGTATGTTATTGGGCAATTCATTAACCCTACATGGGTTTTTCAAGGTTTAGAAAATTATAAATGGATTACTTTTGTTAATATTACTTCTAAGATTATCTATGTGGCCGGTGTTTTTATTTTTATCAATAAAAAGGGTGATTATATTTATGCCAATGCGTTTTTGGGATTGGGGTTGATAATTGCGAGTTTAATAGGATTAATTAGTCTGATAAAAAAATATGATCTTCGACTCTATAAAAATGTTTCAAAGGACGCTTTAGAGCTATTAAAAAAGGATTTTTCCCTAACATTTTCACAATTGTTTCTTTCCTTTTATCAATACCTGCCGATTATGATAATTAGTTATGTGGGAGGAAATAATATGGCAGGACAGTATAGAATCATAGATCAGATTATTATGACTTTCAGAACCTATTTGCAAATGTTTTTCAATTTTATCTATGCAGATGTTTGTTTACAGGTTCATAAGAATTTGAAAAATGGAATTTCACAGTGGTTTAAGTATAATGGTTTAAATTACGTACTAGTATTATCATTATTGATTATTGCAGTTGTTTCTACAAAGCAAATTTTATTATATTTCAATATTCGTTCAAATGAATTAGAATCGATGACATTGTTTTTCAAAACTGGTTTAATTATTCCAATATTTATGGCAATCTCTATGGCTTTAAAACAATTACTTTTTGCATTAGACCGGAATAAGGAATACATAAACATTACAATTGGATCCTCCTTTTTTAGCTTATTTGTGTTTTTCATATTAGTAAAAAACATTGGATTACAAGGAGCTTTTATAGCAACAATAAGCATTGAAATATTGATTATAGTATTATATGGCATCGTTTTAAAACCAATAATAAGATTGAGTAAGTAA
- a CDS encoding glycosyltransferase family 4 protein, translating to MSSKNTISIFVDCHVFDDGFQGTRTYLKGLYSELIRQQELHFFLGSTKPDHLASIFGNHSNVTYIKYKYHNKYLRLLVDIPQIIKKYKIDFAHFQYIVSPLKRCKYIATTHDVLFIDFPGFFPFFSRMVNRIVYRQSAKLADIRLTVSEYSKQQIQQHFGISNYEITPNAVEDAFFKEYDKELIKAKVRKEFALNEYIIYVSRWEPRKNQQMVLKAFVDLELYKKQQLLFLGNHTIVAQEYNEIYDKLSPEIKEQVVTLENTDFQTMLLLLRGANVSVYPSVAEGFGIPPLESVAAKIPTICSDKTAMSDFSFFEEFYFDPYNQIEFNKKLLQILEENRSSDFEIMAQKIKENYNWEKSADVLYRLIKQYR from the coding sequence ATGAGTAGTAAAAATACCATCAGTATTTTTGTTGATTGTCATGTTTTTGACGATGGCTTTCAAGGAACAAGAACCTATTTAAAAGGGTTGTATTCTGAGCTAATCAGACAACAGGAACTTCATTTTTTTTTAGGGAGTACTAAACCGGATCACTTAGCGTCTATTTTTGGTAATCATTCAAATGTTACCTACATAAAGTATAAATACCACAACAAATATTTGAGGTTACTCGTTGATATACCTCAAATTATCAAAAAGTATAAAATTGATTTTGCTCATTTTCAGTACATCGTTTCCCCTCTTAAAAGGTGTAAATATATCGCTACAACCCATGACGTACTGTTTATCGATTTTCCGGGTTTCTTCCCGTTTTTTAGCAGAATGGTCAATAGAATTGTATATAGACAAAGTGCTAAATTGGCCGATATTAGACTAACTGTTTCTGAATATTCTAAACAGCAAATCCAGCAACATTTTGGGATATCTAACTACGAAATTACACCGAATGCCGTTGAGGACGCTTTTTTTAAGGAGTATGACAAAGAATTGATTAAAGCAAAAGTCAGAAAAGAATTCGCTTTGAATGAATATATTATTTATGTAAGCCGATGGGAGCCAAGAAAAAATCAACAGATGGTTTTAAAAGCTTTTGTTGATTTAGAATTATATAAAAAACAGCAACTTCTTTTTTTAGGAAACCATACTATTGTTGCTCAGGAGTATAATGAAATTTATGACAAATTGAGTCCTGAAATAAAAGAGCAGGTAGTTACCTTAGAAAACACCGATTTTCAGACCATGTTGTTGTTGCTTAGAGGAGCAAATGTATCCGTTTATCCTTCTGTAGCAGAAGGTTTTGGAATTCCTCCACTGGAATCAGTAGCAGCTAAAATTCCAACAATTTGTTCGGATAAAACCGCAATGTCAGATTTTAGTTTTTTTGAGGAATTTTATTTTGACCCATACAATCAGATTGAATTTAATAAAAAACTTCTCCAGATCTTAGAAGAAAACCGAAGTTCAGATTTTGAAATAATGGCGCAGAAGATTAAAGAAAATTACAACTGGGAAAAATCAGCGGATGTTTTATATCGACTAATAAAACAGTATCGCTAA
- a CDS encoding 2OG-Fe(II) oxygenase — protein MSENNLSQQVMINFEYLEKHLDDLRLQYLTASPFPHLIIDGFCEEEKLIKAHKSIPELNNKSRDYSFANNKFEKSNYKELGPELRDLYDDLSSERFNKIISYITSKTIFVDPKNHGGGLHQGKKNSFLDMHLDFNYHPLNKNWYRELNLLLYLNKDWKPEYKGGLKITDLRTGQEAELDVPFNRLIIQQCAPYTLHGYDMTYFPEGCFRTSVATYAYQIHERQIEKPRTTDWFPKDDASFLKKQFAKNYNFLVKTKNKLFGSNTAKNQ, from the coding sequence TTGTCTGAGAATAATTTATCTCAGCAGGTTATGATTAATTTTGAATATCTGGAAAAACATTTAGACGATTTGCGCTTACAATATCTAACTGCCAGCCCATTTCCGCATTTAATAATTGATGGCTTTTGTGAAGAAGAAAAATTAATAAAAGCGCATAAAAGCATTCCTGAACTCAATAATAAGAGCCGTGATTATTCTTTTGCAAATAATAAATTTGAAAAATCAAATTATAAGGAACTAGGACCTGAGTTACGTGATTTATATGACGACCTTTCGTCTGAACGATTCAATAAAATTATTTCATATATAACCTCAAAAACAATTTTTGTTGACCCAAAGAATCATGGTGGAGGATTACATCAAGGCAAGAAGAATAGTTTTTTAGACATGCACTTAGATTTTAATTATCATCCTTTAAACAAAAATTGGTATCGGGAATTAAATTTACTTTTGTATCTGAACAAAGATTGGAAACCTGAGTATAAGGGTGGCTTAAAAATAACCGATTTAAGAACCGGACAAGAAGCAGAACTTGATGTACCTTTTAATCGTTTAATTATTCAGCAATGTGCCCCTTATACACTTCATGGATATGATATGACCTATTTCCCTGAGGGATGTTTTAGAACGTCTGTTGCAACCTACGCCTATCAAATTCATGAAAGACAAATTGAAAAACCACGAACTACAGATTGGTTTCCTAAGGATGATGCCTCGTTTTTAAAGAAACAATTTGCTAAAAATTATAATTTTTTAGTGAAAACAAAAAATAAATTATTTGGTAGCAACACTGCAAAAAATCAATAA
- a CDS encoding DUF1972 domain-containing protein, with protein MRIAILGTRGIPNNYGGFEQFAECFAVYAAEQKHDVYVYNSHTHVFQETYYKGVNIIHQYDPENKIGTAGQFIYDLNCILDSRKRNFDVILQLGYTSSSIWSFLLPKKSIIITNMDGLEWKRSKYSKITQKFLKIAEKKAVKSSDHLVADSLGIKQYLKEIYHKDAVYIAYGAEVFLDPQQDLLSQYNVEKNNYNLLIARFEPENNIEMILDGVVDSQNDKIILVVGNNDNGFGKYLKKKFSNNQKIRFTGGIYNKEHLDNLRYFSTIYFHGHSVGGTNPSLLEAMAAKTLIVAHNNEFNRAILQENAFYFSNATEVKCIIETVKRKDYEQIVQDNFDTIIKEFNWEKINESYLSLFEKSLQ; from the coding sequence ATGAGAATAGCCATACTTGGAACAAGAGGAATCCCAAATAATTATGGCGGGTTTGAACAGTTTGCCGAGTGTTTTGCTGTTTATGCAGCAGAACAAAAGCACGATGTTTATGTCTACAATTCGCATACTCATGTTTTTCAGGAAACGTATTATAAAGGGGTGAATATTATTCATCAATACGATCCGGAAAATAAAATAGGTACCGCAGGACAATTTATTTATGACCTTAATTGTATTCTGGATTCCAGAAAAAGAAATTTTGATGTTATTCTGCAATTGGGGTACACAAGTAGTTCGATATGGTCTTTTTTATTACCAAAAAAATCAATTATCATTACTAATATGGATGGATTGGAATGGAAGAGAAGTAAATACTCTAAAATAACCCAAAAATTTCTAAAGATAGCTGAAAAAAAAGCAGTCAAAAGTAGTGATCATTTGGTTGCAGATTCGCTTGGAATTAAACAATATTTAAAAGAGATATACCATAAAGACGCGGTCTATATTGCTTATGGCGCTGAGGTATTTTTAGATCCACAACAGGATTTACTTTCACAATATAATGTTGAAAAAAACAATTACAACTTGCTAATAGCACGTTTTGAGCCTGAAAATAATATTGAAATGATTTTGGACGGAGTTGTTGATAGTCAAAATGATAAAATAATATTGGTTGTAGGAAATAATGATAATGGTTTTGGAAAATATCTCAAAAAGAAGTTTTCTAACAATCAAAAGATACGTTTTACAGGAGGAATTTATAACAAAGAGCATCTGGATAATTTGAGATATTTCTCCACGATTTATTTTCATGGACATTCAGTTGGAGGAACAAACCCTTCTTTACTGGAAGCAATGGCGGCTAAAACATTAATTGTGGCACATAACAATGAATTTAATCGCGCTATTTTACAGGAAAATGCATTTTACTTTTCGAATGCTACTGAAGTTAAATGTATTATCGAAACAGTAAAAAGAAAGGATTATGAACAAATTGTTCAGGATAACTTTGATACTATAATTAAAGAGTTTAATTGGGAAAAAATAAATGAATCATACCTTAGTTTATTCGAAAAAAGTCTTCAATAA